The following proteins are co-located in the Deinococcus metallilatus genome:
- a CDS encoding D-alanine--D-alanine ligase family protein: protein MKKRILLLAGGQSGEHEVSLRSARSVLRALPRDQFDVTPVVISPQGRWLPPGDTQRALETGEAQRGGDLVLHRAASAEGYDAVFPLLHGPMGEDGTIQGLLTLAGIPFVGSGVLGSAVSMDKVMTKQVLASAGIPQVAWRLAVRREWHDRPEEVCDRAHELGYPLFVKPANLGSSVGISKVNHPGELERALDLAFSLDRRVILEAVAAHKPRELEVGILGNDAPIASPVGELRFEADFYDYETKYTEGRATMHIPAPLPGEIAERVRTLALTAFRALDCAGLARVDFFYDERTGDLLLNEVNTMPGFTTTSMYPKLFEAAGLSYSELVTRLVELALEKR, encoded by the coding sequence GTGAAGAAGCGCATCCTGCTGCTGGCGGGCGGACAGTCCGGCGAGCATGAAGTCAGCCTGAGGAGTGCCCGCAGTGTGCTGCGCGCGCTGCCCCGCGATCAGTTCGACGTGACGCCCGTGGTGATCAGTCCCCAGGGCCGCTGGCTGCCGCCCGGCGACACGCAGCGCGCGCTGGAAACAGGGGAAGCCCAGCGCGGCGGCGATCTGGTGCTGCACCGCGCGGCCAGCGCCGAGGGCTACGACGCGGTCTTTCCGCTGCTGCACGGCCCGATGGGCGAGGACGGCACCATCCAGGGCCTCTTGACACTGGCCGGAATTCCCTTCGTGGGGTCGGGCGTGCTGGGGTCGGCGGTCAGCATGGACAAGGTGATGACCAAGCAGGTGCTGGCCTCGGCCGGGATTCCGCAGGTCGCCTGGCGCCTCGCCGTGCGCCGCGAGTGGCACGACCGCCCCGAGGAGGTCTGCGACCGCGCTCATGAGCTGGGTTATCCCCTGTTCGTGAAGCCCGCCAACCTGGGTTCGAGCGTGGGCATCAGCAAGGTGAATCATCCCGGCGAACTGGAACGCGCCCTCGACCTCGCCTTCAGCCTGGACCGCCGGGTGATTCTGGAAGCGGTGGCCGCCCACAAGCCCCGCGAGCTGGAAGTGGGCATCCTGGGCAACGACGCCCCCATCGCCAGCCCGGTCGGTGAACTGCGCTTCGAAGCCGACTTCTACGACTACGAGACGAAATACACCGAGGGCCGCGCGACCATGCACATCCCCGCGCCGCTGCCGGGTGAGATTGCCGAGCGCGTGCGGACGCTGGCCCTGACCGCCTTCCGCGCGCTGGACTGTGCCGGGCTGGCCCGCGTGGACTTCTTCTACGACGAACGGACGGGCGACCTCTTGCTGAACGAGGTCAACACCATGCCCGGCTTCACCACCACCAGCATGTACCCCAAGCTCTTCGAGGCGGCGGGCCTGAGCTACAGCGAACTGGTGACGCGGCTGGTGGAGCTGGCACTGGAAAAGCGGTGA
- a CDS encoding TetR/AcrR family transcriptional regulator, which produces MPRPRTITDEQIVEAARAAFLEQGFSATTAEIARRAGISEGTLFKRFATKEDLFEEAVGLRDYAAWREELSGLVGVGDVRRNLERAALRFLDTAARIVPNLMLIFSRGHAPAHNPMLERLGNPIRHDADALAAYLRAEVALGRVRPIDADVTALTLMGTLTHYVHRELMTPEAGREPLDAGRFVRGLLDVLWPGLEP; this is translated from the coding sequence ATGCCCCGTCCCCGCACCATCACCGATGAGCAGATCGTGGAGGCGGCCCGGGCGGCCTTTCTGGAGCAGGGCTTTTCCGCGACGACCGCCGAGATCGCCCGCCGGGCGGGAATCTCGGAAGGGACGCTCTTCAAACGCTTCGCCACCAAGGAGGACCTGTTCGAGGAGGCGGTGGGCCTGCGCGACTACGCTGCCTGGCGCGAGGAATTGTCCGGGCTGGTCGGTGTGGGCGACGTGCGGCGCAATCTGGAACGGGCCGCGCTGCGTTTTCTGGACACCGCCGCCCGGATCGTGCCGAACCTGATGCTGATCTTCTCGCGCGGACACGCCCCCGCCCACAACCCGATGCTCGAACGCCTCGGGAATCCCATCCGCCACGACGCCGACGCCCTGGCCGCCTACCTCCGCGCCGAGGTCGCGCTGGGGCGGGTTCGGCCCATCGACGCCGACGTGACCGCCCTGACCCTGATGGGCACCCTGACGCACTATGTCCACCGCGAACTGATGACGCCCGAGGCGGGCCGCGAACCGCTGGACGCCGGACGCTTCGTGCGCGGCCTGCTGGACGTGCTGTGGCCGGGGCTGGAACCTTGA
- a CDS encoding TolC family protein yields MRSPPSFLLLLSLALLASPDAAAQTASPTVQSAPAPASAAPLTLADTLTRLRSGPGWRSADLQYRSAALALDSARARAGLNVTVGADASAVKVPLSSGDLTLNTTVTAQASVSVLPWSPALEAVRSAERALDRAAADLRATRQNLAVNAVQAYYAARNAAANLALADAQLALGQRQLAIAEAQRAAGVLTEEGLLAPRDAVADAQAAQRQARANVDLAARGLANLLGQAVTLPTDAAAFGPLPAAPRDPGPLDALIARALTARPEVARAQNDLADAQAQVRAAQRDARLPDLTASVQYGQLGTTQTTAGRTVGGSLNVKTGVLAGQVSLPLRDPGEQPSGVALSLSGSFPVVGGGKGTALASAQVGEQLAQVALDNARQSVDLEVRQRSGDLQTALDTLASQSAALTRAQAALATTQARLAAGLATELDVQAAQWNVAQAQLAVDNATVQAYLASLHLSQATTELDPTLLTPTLPTPPAPEARP; encoded by the coding sequence TTGCGTTCCCCACCTTCCTTTCTCCTGCTGCTCTCGCTGGCGCTCCTGGCCTCGCCGGACGCGGCAGCCCAGACGGCCTCTCCCACCGTGCAGAGCGCGCCCGCCCCGGCGAGTGCTGCCCCTCTCACTCTGGCGGACACGCTGACGCGGCTGCGGTCCGGCCCCGGCTGGCGCAGCGCCGACCTTCAGTACCGCAGCGCGGCGCTGGCGCTGGACAGCGCGCGTGCCCGCGCCGGGCTGAACGTCACCGTGGGGGCCGACGCGAGCGCGGTCAAGGTTCCCCTGTCCTCGGGTGACCTGACGCTGAACACCACCGTGACCGCGCAGGCCTCGGTCAGCGTGCTGCCCTGGTCACCCGCGCTGGAGGCGGTCCGCAGCGCCGAACGTGCCCTGGACCGCGCCGCCGCCGACCTGCGGGCCACGCGGCAGAACCTCGCCGTGAATGCGGTCCAGGCGTACTACGCGGCGCGGAATGCGGCGGCGAACCTCGCGCTGGCGGACGCGCAACTCGCGCTGGGTCAGCGGCAACTGGCCATCGCGGAGGCGCAGCGCGCGGCGGGCGTGCTGACCGAGGAGGGCCTGCTGGCCCCGCGGGATGCCGTGGCGGACGCCCAGGCGGCGCAGCGGCAGGCCCGGGCGAACGTGGACCTCGCGGCGCGGGGGCTGGCGAACCTGCTGGGCCAGGCCGTCACGCTGCCCACCGACGCGGCCGCCTTCGGTCCCCTCCCCGCCGCGCCGCGTGACCCCGGCCCGCTGGACGCGCTGATTGCCCGCGCCCTGACCGCCCGCCCGGAGGTGGCCCGCGCGCAGAACGACCTCGCGGACGCGCAGGCGCAGGTGCGGGCCGCGCAACGGGATGCGCGGCTGCCCGACCTCACCGCCAGCGTGCAGTACGGGCAACTGGGGACCACCCAGACCACGGCGGGCCGCACGGTGGGCGGCAGCCTGAACGTGAAGACGGGCGTGCTGGCCGGGCAGGTCAGCCTGCCGCTGCGCGACCCCGGCGAGCAACCCAGCGGGGTAGCTCTCAGCCTCAGCGGCAGCTTTCCGGTGGTCGGCGGGGGGAAGGGGACCGCGCTCGCCTCCGCGCAGGTGGGGGAGCAACTGGCGCAGGTGGCGCTGGACAACGCCCGGCAGAGCGTGGATCTGGAGGTGCGGCAACGCTCCGGCGACCTTCAGACGGCCCTGGACACCCTCGCCAGCCAGAGCGCGGCCCTCACCCGCGCCCAGGCGGCCCTCGCCACCACGCAGGCCCGGCTCGCGGCGGGACTCGCCACCGAGCTGGACGTGCAGGCGGCCCAGTGGAACGTCGCGCAGGCGCAGCTCGCGGTGGACAACGCCACCGTTCAGGCCTACCTCGCCTCGTTGCATTTGAGCCAGGCGACGACGGAACTCGATCCCACCCTCCTGACCCCCACGCTCCCGACCCCACCCGCCCCGGAGGCCCGTCCATGA
- a CDS encoding TolC family protein, translating to MKRFTLTLALTLAAPLAAAQTVSLTLPDAVSRALASGPDVTTARANLQKAQATLKATQADPSAIITTLTQAQQGAAAADATLAGTKMNVAQTVITQYMAAYEAAGRITLNEAQVALDERNLQIAQARLRARVATPLDVNRAQTSLNQNRQELADARAQLPVLEAQLARTLGLNVGTDLKLAAPPGPPKLSVTLAGLQNGLEKRLPTLVQAAQGAEFAALQVRISDNDYTPARTLQDAQTALANARRDLEGAQRGASTQVRDAYRAVQDAQQKVDLARQQAANAQTTLTQAQARLKAGTAAAVEVQQAQVQAQQASFGVTQAQDNLWRALAALSAASGNDVTGLVG from the coding sequence ATGAAGCGATTCACCCTCACGCTGGCCCTGACCCTTGCCGCTCCCCTCGCCGCCGCGCAGACGGTGAGCCTCACGTTGCCGGACGCCGTCAGCCGCGCGCTCGCCAGCGGCCCGGACGTGACGACCGCCCGCGCGAACCTCCAGAAAGCGCAGGCGACCCTCAAGGCCACCCAGGCCGACCCCAGCGCCATCATCACGACGCTCACCCAGGCGCAGCAGGGGGCAGCGGCGGCGGACGCGACGCTGGCGGGCACCAAGATGAACGTCGCGCAGACCGTCATCACGCAGTACATGGCCGCTTACGAGGCCGCCGGACGCATCACGCTGAACGAGGCGCAGGTGGCGCTGGACGAGCGCAATCTCCAGATTGCCCAGGCCCGCCTGAGGGCCCGGGTCGCCACCCCACTCGACGTGAACCGCGCCCAGACCAGCCTGAACCAGAACCGCCAGGAACTTGCGGACGCCCGCGCGCAACTCCCGGTGCTGGAAGCGCAACTCGCCCGGACGCTGGGCCTGAATGTCGGAACGGACCTGAAGCTCGCCGCGCCTCCCGGGCCGCCCAAGCTGAGCGTGACCCTGGCGGGCCTCCAGAACGGGCTGGAAAAACGCCTGCCCACGCTGGTGCAGGCCGCGCAGGGGGCCGAGTTCGCGGCCCTTCAGGTCCGTATTTCCGACAACGACTACACCCCGGCGCGCACCTTGCAGGACGCGCAAACCGCGCTCGCCAATGCCCGGCGTGACCTGGAGGGCGCCCAGCGCGGCGCGAGTACCCAGGTCCGCGACGCCTACCGCGCGGTGCAGGACGCGCAGCAGAAGGTGGACCTCGCGCGGCAGCAGGCGGCCAACGCCCAGACCACCCTCACGCAGGCGCAGGCCCGCCTCAAGGCCGGGACCGCCGCCGCCGTCGAGGTCCAGCAGGCGCAGGTGCAGGCGCAGCAGGCCAGCTTCGGCGTGACGCAGGCCCAGGACAACCTCTGGCGCGCGCTGGCCGCGCTCTCCGCCGCGTCGGGCAACGACGTGACCGGACTGGTGGGGTGA
- a CDS encoding efflux RND transporter periplasmic adaptor subunit, with the protein MNRSPLRAALPLTLLLLLAACSPGGGKTAGQSTTKTTTATQNNLDAAPAKTTALAVQTVPARAGTLTVQRTAAATLGADRDSQVAAQTGGTVTKVLAQEGEHVRAGQVVVQLDDTQQRQALDNARLQVRQAQINLDQTRTNTGQASGSLQAALQAAQANLQKARQDAASAASLYALGGISQADLTAARSAQAQAESQLAQARNNLAQNGKGGQGSLALLQVQLDQAQAGVQQAEENLARTQVRAPFAGVIASLAVEEGEFAGQGSPVFRLVDEGSLKATFSVTPGDTATLVPGTELTLSYGGANYVATVQDASGVAGKDRLVPVTARVQGGKNLPVGGTAQVRYRTVLGGGVLVPTAAIQVDGGENAVYVAEDGVARRVPVTVVAESQGRVAVRGLDAGAHVISPVPASLQDGASIRESAGGGAS; encoded by the coding sequence ATGAACCGTTCTCCCTTGCGGGCGGCCCTGCCCCTCACCCTGCTCCTGCTGCTGGCGGCCTGCTCGCCGGGCGGCGGGAAGACGGCGGGACAGAGCACGACCAAGACGACGACCGCCACCCAGAACAACCTCGACGCCGCGCCCGCCAAGACCACCGCGCTGGCTGTGCAGACCGTCCCCGCGCGGGCCGGGACGCTGACCGTGCAGCGCACCGCCGCCGCCACGCTGGGGGCCGACCGCGACAGCCAGGTGGCCGCGCAGACGGGCGGCACCGTCACAAAGGTGCTGGCGCAGGAGGGCGAACACGTCCGCGCCGGGCAGGTGGTGGTGCAACTGGACGACACGCAGCAGCGGCAGGCGCTGGACAATGCCCGCCTCCAGGTGCGGCAGGCCCAGATCAACCTCGACCAGACCCGCACGAACACCGGGCAGGCGAGCGGCTCGCTCCAGGCCGCCCTGCAGGCTGCCCAGGCGAACCTCCAGAAGGCCCGGCAGGACGCCGCGAGCGCCGCGAGCCTCTACGCCCTGGGCGGCATCAGCCAGGCTGACCTCACCGCCGCGCGCAGCGCGCAGGCGCAGGCGGAAAGCCAGCTCGCGCAGGCCCGCAACAACCTCGCGCAGAACGGGAAGGGCGGGCAGGGCAGCCTCGCGCTCCTCCAGGTGCAACTGGACCAGGCGCAGGCGGGCGTGCAGCAGGCCGAGGAGAACCTGGCCCGGACGCAGGTGCGCGCACCCTTCGCGGGCGTGATCGCCTCCCTCGCAGTGGAGGAGGGCGAATTCGCCGGGCAGGGCAGCCCGGTCTTCCGTCTGGTGGACGAGGGGAGCCTCAAGGCCACCTTCAGCGTGACGCCGGGGGACACGGCCACGCTGGTCCCGGGAACCGAACTCACCCTGAGCTACGGGGGCGCGAACTACGTCGCCACTGTGCAGGACGCCAGCGGTGTGGCGGGCAAGGACCGGCTGGTCCCCGTCACGGCCCGCGTGCAGGGGGGCAAGAACCTTCCGGTAGGCGGGACCGCGCAGGTCCGCTACCGCACCGTGCTGGGCGGCGGCGTGCTGGTCCCCACCGCCGCCATCCAGGTGGACGGCGGTGAGAACGCCGTGTACGTGGCCGAGGACGGCGTGGCCCGCCGCGTTCCCGTCACGGTCGTGGCGGAGTCGCAGGGGCGGGTGGCGGTGCGCGGGCTGGACGCCGGGGCGCACGTGATCTCGCCCGTCCCCGCCAGCCTGCAAGACGGCGCGAGCATCCGCGAGAGCGCGGGCGGAGGAGCCTCATGA
- a CDS encoding efflux RND transporter permease subunit — protein sequence MSTHDPPEFSAPRGKLPDGTPEPAVHPAVRFSVRNYVFSIGIFVMAVLFGLIAATRLGVELLPNFEVPVLAVSTSYPGATPDQVDREVSRRIEDAVSTLGGVVDINTTSVSGQSAVVITFADKTNIDSAANSVSQAVAAIRATLPEGADAPVVQKFDPNATPILTLALLGGPAHAADVTTYAEDTLVPRLERVPGVADVSVSGGPERQIQVLLDPARLQTYNLAPGRVTAAIQASALDVPAGSLTQGGNTVAFSTRNTPTSLSDVERIVVDPASGLRVADVASVRDTTARATSYARVNGQPAVLLNVRKASGTNSVAVADAVRQAMEAQALPAGYQLTLASDTTRETRSTVHDTFREFLLAIAAVGVIVLLFLGRLNTVFAVILAIPISISAAPLLYSLLGFSFNIVSLLAIIVAIGIVVDDSIVVAENVQRYRDMGYSLLRSVLLGGSEVFSAVTAASFSLLAVLIPLSFMPGILGQFFSQFGLGLAAAIVMSWLESLLFLTVRMAYTRDPEPLGWGQVPGVLTRLPRFFREALAGVRTLPGLLLLALAGAAGWLALDRATALPTPAVAVLAVLLAPVLLTLVRYVLTVLLALLEALTGTLHGFTDRAVMGTARAYARSVGAALRRPWVVMLIAGLFLLSVPLAMRGVGFSFVPKSDSGILTVDVELPAGTDLARTNALTARVEADLLRRPEVSLVQTSVGAGGVLGGTNANTANLTVTLVDKAQRPGIETLTARYARDLSKIAGAVPGAEVRVATEQTGPGGRYDLSLALTAPNQARLTESNRAVLRLLAADPNIRTVESSLSATRQERTFVPDPSRLAGSGLSASDVAQALRTYNDGTVGGTLRDGDRSVDIVVRLDPAQVQGEQSLLSQTVYSPSLGANIPLAQLGNFQLRQAPATLSRLNKAYTATLNINLKGGVNPFAYQQTIIEKVRQAGLLTGNVTLGNASAFGSSGLTGDLVFYGPIVLVLAVLLTYLVLGSQFNSFRYPVYLLLPIPLAIVGALWTLHLFRVNLDVITVLGMVILLGLSTKNSILYLEFVTERMRSLPLRAALIEAAELRFRPILMTTLTVLVISLPLVFGQGSGAEFRRGLGIVILGGVITSTLLTFYVVPSVFYQFERRRQRPPQPEEAPTLAPAGD from the coding sequence ATGAGCACGCACGACCCGCCGGAATTCAGCGCCCCACGGGGCAAGCTGCCGGACGGCACGCCCGAACCCGCCGTGCATCCCGCCGTGCGCTTCAGCGTCCGCAACTACGTCTTTTCCATCGGCATCTTCGTGATGGCGGTGCTGTTCGGGCTGATCGCGGCCACCCGGCTGGGCGTGGAACTGCTGCCCAACTTCGAGGTGCCGGTGCTGGCCGTCAGCACCTCTTACCCCGGTGCGACGCCCGATCAGGTGGACCGCGAGGTGAGCCGCCGGATCGAGGACGCAGTCAGCACGCTGGGCGGCGTGGTGGACATCAACACCACCTCCGTGAGCGGCCAGTCGGCGGTCGTGATCACTTTCGCGGACAAGACCAATATCGACTCGGCGGCCAACAGCGTGTCGCAGGCGGTGGCGGCGATCCGGGCGACCCTGCCGGAAGGTGCGGACGCCCCGGTCGTGCAGAAGTTCGATCCCAACGCCACGCCGATCCTGACGCTGGCGCTGCTGGGCGGCCCCGCCCACGCCGCCGACGTGACCACCTACGCCGAGGACACGCTGGTGCCCCGGCTGGAGCGGGTGCCCGGCGTGGCCGACGTAAGCGTGTCGGGCGGCCCGGAGCGGCAGATTCAGGTGCTGCTCGACCCCGCCCGGCTCCAGACCTACAACCTCGCGCCCGGGCGGGTGACGGCGGCGATCCAGGCCTCCGCGCTGGACGTGCCCGCCGGGAGCCTCACGCAGGGGGGGAACACGGTCGCCTTCTCCACCCGCAACACGCCCACCAGCCTCAGCGACGTGGAGCGGATCGTGGTGGACCCGGCCTCCGGCCTGCGGGTGGCGGATGTCGCCAGCGTGCGCGACACGACCGCCCGCGCGACCAGTTACGCCCGGGTGAACGGGCAGCCCGCCGTGCTCCTGAACGTCCGCAAGGCCAGCGGCACGAACAGCGTGGCGGTCGCGGACGCCGTGCGGCAGGCGATGGAGGCGCAGGCCCTCCCCGCCGGGTACCAGCTCACGCTCGCCAGCGACACCACCCGCGAGACGCGCTCGACCGTCCACGACACCTTCCGCGAGTTCCTGCTCGCCATCGCGGCGGTCGGCGTGATCGTGCTGCTGTTCCTGGGACGGCTCAACACCGTCTTCGCCGTGATTCTGGCCATTCCCATCTCCATCAGCGCCGCGCCGCTGCTGTACAGCCTGCTGGGCTTCAGCTTCAACATCGTGTCGCTGCTGGCGATCATCGTCGCTATCGGCATCGTGGTGGACGATTCCATCGTGGTGGCGGAGAACGTGCAGCGGTACCGCGACATGGGCTACAGCCTGCTGCGGAGCGTGCTGCTGGGCGGCTCCGAGGTCTTTTCCGCCGTCACCGCCGCCTCCTTCTCGCTGCTGGCCGTGCTGATTCCCCTCTCCTTCATGCCGGGCATCCTGGGCCAGTTCTTCAGCCAGTTCGGGCTGGGCCTGGCGGCCGCCATCGTGATGAGCTGGCTCGAAAGCCTGCTGTTCCTCACCGTCCGCATGGCCTACACCCGCGACCCCGAACCCCTCGGCTGGGGGCAGGTGCCGGGCGTCCTGACGCGGCTGCCACGCTTCTTCCGCGAGGCGCTGGCCGGGGTCCGCACGCTGCCGGGCCTGCTGCTGCTGGCGCTGGCGGGGGCGGCCGGGTGGCTGGCCCTGGACCGGGCGACGGCCCTCCCGACTCCGGCGGTCGCGGTCCTGGCCGTCCTCCTCGCGCCGGTGCTGCTGACGCTGGTGCGGTACGTGCTGACGGTGCTGCTGGCGCTGCTCGAAGCCCTGACCGGCACGCTGCACGGCTTCACCGACCGGGCGGTGATGGGCACCGCGCGCGCCTATGCCCGCAGCGTAGGCGCGGCCCTGAGGCGGCCCTGGGTGGTGATGCTGATCGCCGGGCTGTTCCTGCTGAGCGTGCCGCTGGCGATGCGCGGGGTGGGCTTTTCCTTCGTGCCGAAGAGTGACAGCGGCATCCTCACGGTGGACGTGGAGCTGCCCGCCGGGACCGACCTCGCCCGCACGAACGCCCTGACCGCCCGCGTCGAGGCCGATCTCCTGCGGCGGCCCGAGGTGAGCCTGGTGCAGACCAGCGTGGGCGCGGGCGGCGTGCTGGGCGGCACGAACGCGAATACTGCCAACCTGACCGTGACCCTGGTGGACAAGGCGCAGCGGCCCGGCATCGAGACGCTCACCGCCCGCTACGCGCGGGACCTCTCGAAGATCGCCGGGGCTGTCCCGGGGGCGGAAGTCCGGGTGGCGACCGAGCAGACCGGCCCCGGCGGGCGCTACGACCTCAGCCTCGCGCTGACCGCGCCGAACCAGGCGCGGCTGACCGAGAGTAACCGCGCGGTGCTGCGGCTGCTCGCCGCCGACCCCAACATCCGGACCGTGGAAAGCAGCCTGAGCGCCACCCGCCAGGAACGCACCTTCGTGCCCGACCCCAGCCGCCTGGCCGGGAGCGGCCTGAGCGCCAGCGACGTGGCCCAGGCCCTGCGGACCTACAACGACGGCACGGTGGGCGGGACCCTGCGCGACGGCGACCGCAGCGTGGACATCGTGGTGAGGCTGGACCCCGCGCAGGTGCAGGGCGAGCAGAGCCTGCTGTCACAGACGGTGTACTCGCCCTCTCTCGGGGCGAACATTCCGCTCGCGCAGCTCGGCAACTTCCAGTTGCGGCAGGCCCCGGCCACCCTCAGCCGCCTGAACAAGGCGTACACCGCCACGCTGAACATCAACCTCAAGGGGGGCGTGAACCCCTTCGCGTACCAGCAGACGATCATCGAGAAGGTCCGTCAGGCAGGCCTCCTCACCGGCAACGTGACCCTGGGCAACGCCAGCGCCTTCGGCAGCTCGGGGCTGACCGGCGATCTGGTGTTCTACGGCCCCATCGTGCTGGTGCTGGCGGTGCTGCTCACGTATCTGGTGCTGGGGTCGCAGTTCAATTCGTTCCGCTACCCGGTCTATCTGCTGCTGCCCATCCCGCTGGCCATCGTGGGGGCGCTGTGGACGCTGCACCTCTTCCGGGTGAACCTGGACGTGATCACGGTGCTGGGCATGGTGATCCTGCTGGGCCTCTCGACCAAGAATTCGATCCTGTACCTGGAGTTCGTGACCGAGCGGATGCGGTCGCTGCCCCTGCGCGCGGCGCTGATCGAGGCCGCCGAGCTGCGCTTCCGGCCGATCCTGATGACCACCCTGACCGTGCTGGTGATCAGCCTCCCGCTGGTGTTCGGGCAGGGCAGCGGGGCCGAGTTCCGCCGGGGCCTGGGGATCGTGATTCTGGGCGGGGTGATCACCTCCACGCTGCTCACCTTCTACGTGGTGCCCAGCGTCTTCTACCAGTTCGAGCGGCGGCGTCAGCGGCCCCCGCAGCCGGAGGAGGCGCCCACCCTGGCCCCGGCTGGGGACTGA
- the ypfJ gene encoding KPN_02809 family neutral zinc metallopeptidase — MDWKNLPSSGGGVEDGRGGGLPGGGIAVGGIGGLIIALIAMFFGINPGSVLGGGNTPTTQTQAPTQSGAPDQTYDFVDRILGSTNQVWSGIFQQAGRTYTPPKLHLYSGYVNTACGQASSAVGPFYCPLDQKVYLDTSFFNEMNQRLGGGGDFAYSYVIAHEVGHHVQNELGISDQVERAQRQARSEAEANSYSVRLELQADCFAGVWGNHVSSLANLTQQDVTEAVNTAAAIGDDTLQRAGQGYVVPDSFTHGTSAQRVHWFMTGFKSGNPNNCDTFGQNYGQL, encoded by the coding sequence ATGGATTGGAAAAACCTTCCCAGCAGCGGGGGCGGCGTCGAGGATGGCCGGGGCGGCGGTCTGCCCGGGGGTGGCATCGCGGTCGGCGGCATCGGTGGCCTGATCATTGCCCTGATCGCGATGTTCTTCGGCATCAACCCCGGCTCGGTGCTGGGCGGGGGCAACACGCCCACGACCCAGACGCAGGCGCCCACCCAGAGCGGAGCGCCGGACCAGACCTACGACTTCGTGGACCGGATTCTGGGCAGCACCAATCAGGTCTGGTCGGGCATCTTCCAGCAGGCCGGGCGCACGTATACGCCGCCCAAGCTGCACCTCTACAGTGGGTACGTGAACACCGCCTGCGGGCAGGCCAGCAGCGCGGTCGGTCCCTTCTACTGCCCCCTCGACCAGAAGGTCTACCTCGACACCAGCTTCTTCAACGAGATGAACCAGCGCCTGGGCGGCGGCGGCGACTTCGCCTACTCCTACGTGATCGCGCACGAGGTGGGCCACCACGTCCAGAACGAACTGGGCATCTCGGATCAGGTCGAGCGGGCGCAGCGGCAGGCGCGCAGCGAGGCCGAGGCGAACAGCTACAGCGTGCGCCTGGAACTCCAGGCCGACTGCTTCGCGGGCGTGTGGGGCAACCACGTCTCCAGCCTCGCCAACCTGACGCAGCAGGACGTGACCGAGGCCGTCAACACCGCCGCCGCCATCGGTGACGACACCCTCCAGCGCGCGGGCCAGGGCTACGTGGTGCCCGACTCCTTCACCCACGGCACCAGCGCGCAGCGGGTCCACTGGTTCATGACCGGCTTCAAGAGCGGCAACCCCAACAACTGCGACACCTTCGGCCAGAACTACGGCCAGCTCTGA
- a CDS encoding M48 family metallopeptidase, with translation MSAPARPRPQPHWTVGGVPVQLKRSARRRTLTLRVQPGTVTVYAPAHLPLARIADFVEAKRGWAERHLATYAARAAPPLPLADGSPLPFFGQTLTLRLTPDTRVAGRRGLEVHLPPGDPADLARQVEAWYRRAALPELRALTEGYADALGARDRLGQVRLTGARTRWGSCSAGGDIRLHWALSRAPREVAAYVALHEAAHLLVFDHSPRYWAHVARQMPDHTRWRAWLREHGAALAPL, from the coding sequence ATGTCCGCCCCGGCCCGCCCCCGACCCCAGCCCCACTGGACGGTCGGGGGCGTTCCCGTGCAGCTCAAGCGCAGCGCGCGGCGGCGCACCCTGACCCTGCGGGTCCAGCCGGGGACGGTCACGGTCTACGCACCGGCCCACCTGCCGCTCGCCCGGATTGCCGACTTCGTGGAGGCCAAACGGGGCTGGGCCGAACGGCACCTCGCCACCTACGCGGCGCGGGCGGCCCCGCCCCTCCCGCTGGCCGACGGCTCGCCGCTGCCCTTCTTCGGGCAGACGCTCACCCTGCGCCTGACCCCGGACACGCGCGTAGCCGGGCGGCGGGGGCTGGAGGTGCATCTGCCGCCCGGCGACCCGGCGGACCTGGCCCGGCAGGTGGAGGCGTGGTATCGCCGCGCGGCCCTCCCCGAACTGCGGGCGCTGACCGAGGGGTACGCGGACGCGCTGGGGGCCCGGGACCGGCTGGGGCAGGTGCGGCTGACGGGGGCCCGCACCCGCTGGGGCAGTTGCAGCGCCGGGGGCGACATCCGCCTGCACTGGGCCCTAAGCCGCGCGCCCCGCGAGGTTGCCGCCTACGTCGCGCTGCACGAGGCCGCCCACCTCCTGGTCTTCGACCACTCGCCCCGCTACTGGGCGCACGTCGCCCGCCAGATGCCCGACCACACCCGCTGGCGGGCCTGGCTGCGGGAACACGGGGCGGCCCTGGCGCCGTTGTAG